TTCTTTTTCCTGTTTGTACCATTTATCGCATCTTCCACATTTCACAGTCTCTTGTTCAGCCATTGTATCACCATATTAATAATAGTTTTTGACACATATTAATTTTTTTAATTTAAGTCAGTAGTCTATTATTTTAGCCGATGAACCTACAGATGCTTTAGATTCAAAAACACAAGACATCATAATAAATTTGCTCTTAGATATACACAAAAAAGAGAATGTAACGTTGATTATGGTAACACATGAAAAATACATAGCAAAAAAAGCTGAAAGAAGTGTATATGTGCTTGATGGAAAAATTGAAGATGTTCATAGTATTTCTGATTTAATTGAGTTGTTGTTGATTCTACTTTATCCCATATTTCTTTTGGATACTCAATGGGAAAGCAAATAAACTATTTCGAAGAATTCAAAGATTTGGGTGTAATTATGGAAAAAGTATTTACTGTTTGTTTCAACTTTAGAATTATACAAAGTATAATTTAGATACTAAAAAAATCTAATGAGAAAGTTAAAAAGAATATCATATTTTTAAGATATACTATTATCATCTATGCTCCTTTTTATTAGTTCATCATTAAACTTAATCCCCTTAAGGGTTGTGATGATTAAATCAACTATAAATTTGGATAATTCCATAGATGTTATCGATAAAGTATATTCTTAGGGTATGAAACTGCTCTTAATGGTTTAAAAACCCATAATTGTTTGGTGATACCCATGAAGAAAATACTTTGGTGGCTTATTGCCGGTACAAAGGGAGGTATTAATAGGGCCAGAATAATACATAACATCCAAAAAAGGCCTTATAACGCCAATCAGCTGGCTGAAAAATTAGAATTGGATTATAAAACTGTAAGACATCATATAAAAGTTTTAGAAGATAACAATGTTATAACATCATCTGGTGAAAAATATGGAACCATGTATTTTCTTTCATCTACAATGGAAGAAAATTATGAACTTTTCCAGGAAATATGGAATGAAATAAAGGAAGATTAGAAGGTGATCATGTGTTAGATAATCATATGTTCAATAATCAAGTGTTTAATAACTTAGACCCAATTAATGAAACTCTTGGAGAAAATAGACCAGAAAGGAACCCATTTGATGATCCTATTTTGGCTCTTGTTGCTGCCATTGTATGTGCAGCTAACATTGGACTGCTCTTAATATTGTTATTCACATATATTACAAGTTATAAAAAACTAAAATCCCAGTTCACATTGGGTTTGGTTATATTTGCATCGCTCTTAATAGTACAAAACATAATATTCATGCTTTTCTTACTAATAAGAGAAGGGTTTCATGGTCCCGGAATGGGCTTCCCCGTACTTAGTATGAGTATAATTGAATTTGGTGCTCTCTTAGTTCTTTTGAAGACCACATGGGTTTAACACCATTTAAATTCAGAACCAAATTATTTTGAATATGAAAATCTATTACACAAATAATAAGAGTTTAATCGATTGTAACGAGATTATAAAGAAAAGATTGAATATAAAAAAATTAGCTAAATATTTCAAAAAAATAAAAATAAGGTTGAATTTTAAAACCTTTTTCAACCATTAATGGTTGCTTTACATTGCATCAAGTTTTTCTGGTAAATATGTGTCAACTACATATTCCAGCCCATATTTCGAGAAAGACTGCTGTTCTGCTTTTTTACCGATCTTTAGCATTTTCTTGATCTCTACCTTCCAGAAATCATCCCTGTATCTTGGATCTTTGTAAAGTTCTTTGAGCCTTAACACATCTATGTCCTTCAATGGGTCTGTTGGTAAGTCATAGTTAATAATGTCTGAAGCAGTAACTCCCAGAAACTTTGCATTGGGTGTTGCAAGCTCGTGGTTTACATGTGCGAGTTTTGCACTTCCAGATATTATAACCATGGCAATATGGAATCCCCATGGATCTCCATCGTTACATATGTAAACTGGAAGTCCTAGTTCTTCATTAACTCTTTTAAGAAATCTACGTGTCGCACGCGCAGCCTGTCCTTTGAGTCCTACAATAAGTGTATCGAATTTTTTATATGCATTTTCTTGGACCATCCTGTGGAACATACCCATGGTTTCAACAGCTATTACTCTTTGGACATTGTGATCAACTAGTTCAACCTCATCAATGGTTGGTGAAATTGTGTAACCTGATTTACCCATTCTCAGGGCGTTTATTTCTACATCGTCATCTTTAACTGTGATGTCACCATAGACTGATGCACCATCTTCTTCAGGCATTAATCCGAGGTCTTCACGGGATATACCTAATGTTACCTCAAGATCTTCTCCAACTATGTTAGATTCCTGCTGGTCTCCAAAGTCTATGTCCCATCCTTCTGAAACATAATACATTTCCCTTAAGGTTGCTGTTTTCCCTGTTTGAACAAGACTCTTACAAAAATTAGCCATGTAAACCATTTGGCCGATCTTCTTGATCTGTTTAACATTTCCTAGAGATCTCTGCCCAAAACGATCTCCAAGTACGTAGTAGCGTTTTTCATCGTCGTAAACTATGTTGGAAGTACCTCTTGAAGGTACTTGTATTGATGGGACATTCATAGCATTAACGTCTTCTATTATTTTATCTCCAAGACTTTGGAGTTTATTTACAGCCAGATCTCTTCTGTTTAAGGCAAGTTCTTTTCTATTCATCATCCTTTTCGCCTACTATATCTTCATCGGCTAATTCGCCTAAATCTACGTCAATTTCATCTAATATTTTTGGCCTTCTAGTTACCTTGGCCAGAATTTCCTTGTACTCTGGAACATCTTTCCCAGCAAGTATTGCAGCTTCTCTCATAATTACAGGTACGTATGTTTCAAATATCTTTGAACGCATTTCCTCATCTTTTGCTGCCCTTTTAGCGTTAATATATTTTTGAAGACTCCTTGCTATTTTCATAGTGGCTTGTCTAACTTCGTGGAGTATTTCCTCTTCTGGAGCAACACTCTGTTTACCTGTTGAAAGATATGGTACGTTTGTTGAAACTATGTTAACAAATACAGTAATTGGTGCATTTTCTAGATCCCGTATACCATACCGTTTCCAATCTATGCTTTTAAGTGCTTCTGTTATTGCACAGCTTCCCTGATCAAAGCTCAATGGAACTCTGTTTGCAAACCTCATAATTTCTGCACGGTTTTGTTCACCAACTATTCGTCCAGAATCTCCTCCATAGGATATACCTGCTTCTATTACGAATGAAACTCCACCACGATAAGTTTTGGGTTTTCTTGTTGTGGTTGCAACAAATTCAGGGTTTAAAATTTCTCTTATACCCTTCTCGATTTGTTCTTTTCCAATTGGGATCAAACCAGATGTTGGAGGTGCCATAAAGTCCATCTGGGCAAATAGTTCAACAATTCTTTCGGCTTCTTCCCATTTCATATCTTTAGGACGTTTGTTAAGGTCTATCTTGGTTATTTCTTGTATTTCATTGACCCTCTTGATCGACATCCTTGACAGTGAACTGGTTAATAAGCTCCTGAATCTACGTTTATCAGTGTGTTTTGCCATGAATATTAAGTCGTCTGCTGTAACACCTCTTGGATGGGGCAAAACTTCCTTGGGGAGAGGAGGTATAACGTCTGTAGCTCGTTCGAATATATATTTGTGTCCTGTTGGATCACGGAAGGTGATTTTTGCATGTGGATTTGCTATCATACTTCTTCTGATATATTCAAATGCTCCTTGTTCACTTAGGGAATATGAAACATCTTTGAACTGTAGCTCTATTGCCACACCAGTTGAATCTACTTCTACTGGACGTTTATCCAGTATAAGTCCTTTGTTGGTTTTGACATCCATTTTAAATGTCATTTCAACTCCCTGGAGTTTTTCACCTTTTTTATATCCCGATATTACTCTGGCAGGTTTTCCTGTTGTCATCTGGGATAATAATACACATCCACTACATCCTAGCCCTTGTTGACCTCTGGATTGAATGTTCCTGAATTTAGAACCAGCAAACATTGTACAGTAAACTTTGGTTATGAAATCTTCGGGGATTCCTGGCCCATTATCCATGTGTTTAAGAATATAATGGTCTTTATCAACTCTCTTAAGGTCTATGGATATTTCTGGCTGTATTCCTGCCTCTTCTGCAGCGTCGAGGCTGTTGGTTATCAACTCATGAAAAACCATTGTGAGGGACCTTATTTTTCCAGAGAATCCCAGCATTTGTTTGTTCCTTCTGAAAAATTCAGATGCTGTAAGTTCCTTAAATTCTTCAAAAAGTTCTGATGCTTCTCTCTCCAAACTTAGCCTCCTTTAAATGCGATTTTTTGCATCAATAATTTATAAATCTATAAATATCATGTATTTATTTATTTTTAGGACATTGCTTTTCTAATAATTTTAGAAATGTTTTTATTCTAGGTCAGTTTCATCTTTTGCAATTCTATGGAACTGCTTTATCTTCATATCACGGGTTTTTTTCTCGAGGAATGCATAGACAGTTTTATGTCTAACACCGCTTAAAATCATTTCAACTGCTTCTTTTGCAATATGTATCTGTTCCATGTCTCCAATTATTGCAACTGTTTTTCCGTATATTGAAATATCAACACCAGTCATATCAGTTATTATATCTTTGGTACGACCTTCTTTACCTATTATCCTGGCTTTCTGCCTTAATACTGCTTTCTTGTTTTTTCCAACATAGTCTGGAAGGTTTATTATCTCGAGAATTGTTTCATCGCCCATGAGTTTAACTGCTAT
This sequence is a window from Methanobacterium sp. SMA-27. Protein-coding genes within it:
- a CDS encoding DNA topoisomerase IV subunit A, giving the protein MMNRKELALNRRDLAVNKLQSLGDKIIEDVNAMNVPSIQVPSRGTSNIVYDDEKRYYVLGDRFGQRSLGNVKQIKKIGQMVYMANFCKSLVQTGKTATLREMYYVSEGWDIDFGDQQESNIVGEDLEVTLGISREDLGLMPEEDGASVYGDITVKDDDVEINALRMGKSGYTISPTIDEVELVDHNVQRVIAVETMGMFHRMVQENAYKKFDTLIVGLKGQAARATRRFLKRVNEELGLPVYICNDGDPWGFHIAMVIISGSAKLAHVNHELATPNAKFLGVTASDIINYDLPTDPLKDIDVLRLKELYKDPRYRDDFWKVEIKKMLKIGKKAEQQSFSKYGLEYVVDTYLPEKLDAM
- a CDS encoding winged helix-turn-helix domain-containing protein, yielding MKKILWWLIAGTKGGINRARIIHNIQKRPYNANQLAEKLELDYKTVRHHIKVLEDNNVITSSGEKYGTMYFLSSTMEENYELFQEIWNEIKED
- a CDS encoding KH domain-containing protein; the encoded protein is MPNTEYLKIPRERVGVVIGKNGITKDEIENLTKTKITIDSEAGTVAISPTEETEDPLSVWKARYIVKAIGRGFNPEIAVKLMGDETILEIINLPDYVGKNKKAVLRQKARIIGKEGRTKDIITDMTGVDISIYGKTVAIIGDMEQIHIAKEAVEMILSGVRHKTVYAFLEKKTRDMKIKQFHRIAKDETDLE
- the top6B gene encoding DNA topoisomerase VI subunit B produces the protein MEREASELFEEFKELTASEFFRRNKQMLGFSGKIRSLTMVFHELITNSLDAAEEAGIQPEISIDLKRVDKDHYILKHMDNGPGIPEDFITKVYCTMFAGSKFRNIQSRGQQGLGCSGCVLLSQMTTGKPARVISGYKKGEKLQGVEMTFKMDVKTNKGLILDKRPVEVDSTGVAIELQFKDVSYSLSEQGAFEYIRRSMIANPHAKITFRDPTGHKYIFERATDVIPPLPKEVLPHPRGVTADDLIFMAKHTDKRRFRSLLTSSLSRMSIKRVNEIQEITKIDLNKRPKDMKWEEAERIVELFAQMDFMAPPTSGLIPIGKEQIEKGIREILNPEFVATTTRKPKTYRGGVSFVIEAGISYGGDSGRIVGEQNRAEIMRFANRVPLSFDQGSCAITEALKSIDWKRYGIRDLENAPITVFVNIVSTNVPYLSTGKQSVAPEEEILHEVRQATMKIARSLQKYINAKRAAKDEEMRSKIFETYVPVIMREAAILAGKDVPEYKEILAKVTRRPKILDEIDVDLGELADEDIVGEKDDE